One Kitasatospora sp. NBC_01266 genomic window carries:
- a CDS encoding helix-turn-helix transcriptional regulator, with product MKADRLLSILLLLQTRGQVPATELAERLEVSVRTVYRDVEALSVAGVPVWAERGRHGGINLLPGYRTDVTGLTSDEARALFVLSPQCAHQALGLGDAINSALRKVMAALPAPHRPAAERTSQRILIDPARWMRAEPNGTADLGELQRAVFTDRRIVLTYRHSGAGEPSEYTVDPYGLVSKAGVWYLVADLDSEPRLFRADRVLAATVSDDPVCHRPGLGLADVWTVLRDQVERVPESVRVLVRARRSRLDMLLRIHGSRVAVPPAPGDGEWAELTFAFPAVRAARALLSFGTDIEILAPPEARVELARAAAEITQLYG from the coding sequence GCTGCTCCAAACGCGCGGCCAGGTGCCCGCCACCGAGCTGGCCGAACGCCTGGAGGTCTCCGTCCGCACCGTCTACCGGGACGTGGAGGCGCTGTCGGTGGCCGGCGTCCCCGTCTGGGCCGAGCGCGGCCGACACGGCGGGATCAACCTGCTGCCCGGCTACCGCACGGACGTCACCGGGCTGACCAGTGACGAGGCCCGCGCGCTGTTCGTCCTCTCCCCCCAGTGCGCGCACCAGGCACTCGGCCTCGGGGACGCCATCAACTCGGCGCTGCGCAAGGTGATGGCCGCCCTCCCCGCCCCGCACCGCCCGGCGGCCGAGCGCACCAGCCAGCGGATCCTGATCGACCCCGCCCGCTGGATGCGGGCCGAACCGAACGGCACCGCCGACCTCGGCGAGCTGCAACGGGCCGTCTTCACCGACCGGAGAATCGTCCTGACGTACCGTCACAGCGGTGCCGGCGAGCCGAGCGAGTACACCGTCGACCCGTACGGGCTGGTGAGCAAGGCCGGCGTCTGGTACCTGGTGGCCGACCTGGACAGCGAGCCCCGGCTGTTCCGGGCGGACCGGGTGCTGGCCGCCACCGTCTCCGACGACCCGGTGTGCCACCGGCCCGGCCTCGGCCTCGCGGACGTGTGGACGGTGCTCCGCGACCAGGTCGAGCGGGTGCCTGAAAGCGTACGGGTCCTCGTCCGCGCCCGCCGCAGCCGCCTCGACATGCTGCTGCGCATCCACGGCTCCCGGGTGGCCGTTCCGCCCGCCCCCGGTGACGGCGAGTGGGCCGAACTCACTTTCGCCTTCCCGGCCGTCCGGGCCGCCCGCGCCCTGCTCTCCTTCGGCACGGACATCGAGATCCTCGCCCCGCCCGAGGCGCGCGTCGAACTTGCCCGCGCCGCAGCGGAGATCACGCAGCTGTACGGCTAG
- a CDS encoding RCC1 domain-containing protein, producing the protein MRPLRTERANAPRRILTALLLGATSLAVLALPTSATAQDSRAKGWGANSTYQLGAVDTSSRPTPSAIPGLTGTELTSLVAGGSNTDGFGLALLRNGTVNAWGNNGNGQLGDGSTANHSTPGTVAGLNGVRAIAAGCYHSLALLNDGTVRAWGYNGNGQLGDGTTTSRTNPVTVAGLNGVRAIAAGCNHSLALLNDGTVRAWGYNGYGQLGDGTTTSRSNPVTVAGLNNAQALAGGQNHSVALLNDGMVSAWGYNGNGQLGDGSTTNRYTPVAVQNLANARSLAAGGNSTYALLGDGTERAWGYNGYGQLGDASTTDRLTPVAVQNLANVKSIAAGQVHALALLSDGTVRAWGYNGYGQLGDGSTTNRSTPVAAAGANSYLTFIAAPSYGHFSLAA; encoded by the coding sequence ATGAGACCGTTGCGCACCGAGCGCGCGAATGCCCCGCGTCGGATCCTGACCGCCCTACTGCTGGGCGCGACCTCGCTCGCAGTGCTGGCGCTGCCGACGAGTGCCACCGCTCAGGACAGCCGGGCGAAGGGCTGGGGGGCCAACTCCACCTACCAGCTGGGCGCGGTGGACACCAGCAGCCGGCCGACACCGAGCGCGATCCCCGGGCTGACCGGCACCGAGCTCACCTCGCTGGTGGCGGGCGGAAGCAACACCGACGGCTTCGGCCTGGCGCTGCTGCGGAACGGCACAGTGAACGCGTGGGGCAACAACGGCAACGGCCAGCTCGGCGACGGCAGCACCGCCAACCACTCGACACCCGGCACCGTGGCCGGACTGAACGGTGTGCGGGCGATCGCCGCCGGCTGCTACCACAGCCTGGCGCTGCTCAACGACGGCACGGTCCGGGCCTGGGGCTACAACGGCAACGGCCAGCTCGGCGACGGCACCACGACCAGCCGCACCAACCCGGTCACCGTGGCCGGACTGAACGGTGTGCGGGCGATCGCCGCCGGCTGCAACCACAGCCTGGCGCTGCTGAACGACGGCACGGTGCGGGCCTGGGGCTACAACGGCTACGGCCAGCTCGGTGACGGCACCACGACCAGCCGCTCCAACCCGGTCACCGTGGCCGGACTGAACAACGCCCAGGCGCTCGCGGGCGGCCAGAACCACAGCGTGGCACTGCTGAACGACGGCATGGTGTCGGCCTGGGGCTACAACGGCAACGGTCAGCTCGGTGACGGCAGCACCACCAACCGCTACACCCCGGTCGCCGTCCAGAACCTCGCCAACGCCCGCTCCCTGGCGGCCGGCGGCAACTCCACCTACGCCCTGCTGGGCGACGGCACGGAGCGGGCCTGGGGCTACAACGGCTACGGCCAGCTGGGAGACGCCAGCACCACCGACCGACTCACCCCGGTCGCCGTCCAGAACCTCGCCAACGTGAAGTCCATCGCCGCCGGCCAGGTGCACGCACTGGCCCTGCTGAGCGACGGCACGGTGCGGGCCTGGGGCTACAACGGCTACGGCCAGCTCGGCGATGGCAGCACCACCAACCGCTCCACCCCGGTCGCCGCGGCGGGCGCCAACAGCTACCTGACCTTCATCGCCGCACCGAGCTACGGGCACTTCAGCCTCGCCGCCTGA
- a CDS encoding MFS transporter produces the protein MASGQQSAGRPVVAAKAVATPWLTISVVLIALFMAVLDSFIVVVADPSIEADLHASAGDVQWVLAGYQLGYAVFIITATRLADRYGRKRILLLGVALFTLSSVACALSPNAESLIAARVLQGLGAALMVPQVFAYVTVLVPAAGRHSVYGVLGTVMGTATISGQLIGGLLIGADLPSAAGWRLVFWVNVPIGIVLFLLAVRYLPETGSAATRKPDVPGVLVLSAALFLLVLPLIQGQQAGWPGWVWACFAGSAAAFGSFVAIERGLERRGGDPLVPLTLFEQRSFSLGIVLVLALYALIYSYYLALSVTMQQGLDLSPLGAGLVYAPAAAAFFVFSMVASRTIPKHGRRVLEIGAVILASGYLATGLLLVSGPRITPLLVVPTLVLQSVGGGLVITPALNTVLSRVEPASAGVASGVLSTAQQCGGALGVAVVGAVFFGSFHPAAVGRVAAAGHAFAVASFGTFVLAVIAGIVVFLLPKQPVARA, from the coding sequence GTGGCAAGTGGTCAGCAGTCAGCCGGCCGACCGGTAGTGGCGGCGAAAGCTGTCGCCACTCCGTGGCTGACGATCTCGGTTGTCCTGATCGCCCTGTTCATGGCGGTCCTCGACTCGTTCATCGTCGTGGTCGCCGATCCCTCGATCGAGGCGGACCTGCATGCCTCCGCCGGCGATGTCCAGTGGGTGCTGGCGGGTTATCAGCTGGGTTACGCGGTCTTCATCATCACCGCTACTCGGCTGGCTGACCGGTACGGCCGCAAGCGGATCCTCCTTCTCGGGGTGGCCCTGTTCACGCTGTCATCAGTTGCTTGCGCGCTCTCACCGAACGCGGAAAGCCTCATCGCCGCGCGGGTCCTCCAGGGCCTGGGAGCAGCCCTGATGGTTCCCCAGGTGTTCGCGTACGTCACGGTGCTGGTGCCGGCGGCGGGGCGGCACAGCGTGTACGGCGTGCTCGGCACCGTCATGGGTACGGCCACCATCAGCGGACAGCTCATCGGCGGACTGCTGATCGGCGCCGACCTCCCCTCGGCCGCCGGCTGGCGGCTGGTGTTCTGGGTGAACGTGCCGATCGGAATCGTCCTGTTCCTCCTCGCAGTGCGATACCTGCCGGAGACAGGCTCAGCCGCCACCCGCAAGCCGGATGTTCCCGGCGTCCTGGTGCTCAGTGCGGCCCTCTTCCTCCTGGTGCTCCCGCTGATCCAGGGGCAGCAGGCAGGCTGGCCAGGGTGGGTCTGGGCCTGCTTCGCGGGCAGCGCGGCCGCGTTCGGCTCGTTCGTCGCGATCGAGCGGGGCCTGGAACGGCGGGGCGGGGACCCGCTGGTGCCGCTGACGCTGTTCGAGCAGCGCTCGTTCTCGCTCGGGATCGTTCTCGTCCTCGCCCTGTACGCGCTGATCTACTCGTACTACCTGGCCTTGTCGGTAACGATGCAGCAGGGCCTCGACCTGTCGCCGCTCGGCGCGGGCCTGGTCTACGCGCCGGCCGCCGCCGCGTTCTTCGTGTTCAGCATGGTGGCGAGCCGGACCATCCCGAAACATGGACGACGTGTCCTCGAGATCGGGGCGGTCATCCTGGCGAGCGGTTACCTGGCGACCGGCCTGTTGCTGGTGTCCGGCCCGCGGATCACTCCGCTGCTCGTGGTCCCCACCCTCGTCCTGCAGAGCGTCGGCGGCGGACTGGTCATCACGCCGGCGCTCAACACGGTGCTGAGCCGCGTCGAGCCGGCGTCGGCCGGTGTCGCGTCAGGGGTCCTGTCCACGGCTCAGCAGTGTGGCGGGGCGCTGGGCGTTGCCGTTGTCGGAGCGGTCTTCTTCGGTTCGTTCCATCCCGCGGCAGTCGGCAGGGTTGCCGCCGCCGGCCACGCCTTCGCCGTCGCGTCCTTCGGGACGTTCGTCCTCGCTGTCATCGCGGGCATCGTCGTCTTCCTGCTGCCGAAGCAGCCGGTTGCCCGGGCCTGA